The region TGCAAGATTCTCAGCCAATGGATAGGCTATTGGTTGGGGATGTTGGTTTTGGAAAGACTGAAGTTGCAATGCGTGCAGCCTTTAAGGCAGTCAATGATAACAAACAGGTGGTCGTTCTAGTTCCGACGACGGTTTTAGCGCAACAGCACTATACGAATTTTAAGGAACGATTCCAAAATTTTGCAGTTAATATTGATGTGTTGAGTCGCTTTAGAAGTAAAAAAGAGCAGACTGAAACACTTGAAAAATTGAAAAACGGTCAAGTTGATATTTTGATTGGAACCCATCGTGTTTTGTCAAAAGATGTTGTGTTTGCTGATTTGGGCTTGATGATTATTGATGAGGAACAACGATTTGGTGTCAAGCATAAGGAAACCTTGAAAGAACTGAAAAAACAAGTAGATGTCCTGACCTTGACAGCAACGCCAATTCCTCGTACCCTTCACATGTCTATGCTGGGAATCCGAGATTTGTCTGTTATTGAAACTCCTCCAACTAATCGCTATCCTGTTCAAACCTATGTATTGGAGAAGAATGATAGTGTCATTCGTGATTCTGTCTTGCGTGAAATGGAGCGTGGAGGTCAAGTTTACTATCTTTACAATAAAGTTGACACTATTGACCAGAAGGTTTCAGAATTACAGGAGTTGATTCCAGAAGCTTCGATTGGGTATGTCCATGGACAAATGAGTGAAATTCAGTTAGAAAATACTCTGTTGGACTTTATTGAAGGACAATATGATATTTTGGTGACAACTACCATTATTGAGACAGGGGTGGACATTCCAAATGCCAATACCTTATTTATTGAAAATGCGGACCATATGGGCTTGTCAACCTTGTATCAGTTAAGAGGAAGGGTCGGTCGTAGTAATCGTATTGCTTATGCCTATCTCATGTATCGTCCAGAAAAATCAATCAGTGAAGTCTCCGAGAAGAGATTAGAAGCGATCAAAGGATTTACAGAATTGGGCTCTGGATTTAAGATTGCAATGCGAGATCTTTCGATTCGCGGAGCAGGAAATCTTTTAGGAAAATCCCAGTCTGGTTTCATTGATTCTGTTGGTTTTGAATTGTATTCGCAGTTATTGGAGGAAGCTATTGCTAAACGACATGGTAATGTGAACACAAGAACCAAAGGGAATTCTGAGTTGATTTTACAAATTGATGCCTATCTTCCTGATACTTATATTTCTGATCAACGACATAAGATTGAAATTTACAAGAAAATTCGTCAAATTGACAACCGTGTCAATTATGAGGAGTTACAAGAAGAGCTGATGGACCGTTTTGGAGAATACCCAGATGTGGTTGCTTATCTTTTAGAGATTGGTTTAGTCAAGTCATATTTGGACAAGGTCTTTGTTCAACGTGTAGAAAGAAAAGAGAATAAGATTACAGTTCAATTTGAAAAAGTCACTCAACGACTGTTTTTGGCTCAAGATTATTTTAAAGCTTTATCCGCAACGAATTTAAAAGCAGCCATAGCTGAGAATAAGGGATTAATGGAAGTTGTATTTGATGTTCGAAACAAGAAGGACTATGAAATTTTAGAAGGTCTACTCATTTTTGGAGAAAGTTTATTAGAGATAAAAGTGTCGAAAGAAGGCAATTCCCTTTAACATTTTTCTTCTATAAAGTAGATAAAAATGATACAATAATAATTTGAGGTAATAAAAATGAGATTAGACAAATATTTAAAAGTATCAAGAATTATCAAGCGTCGTACAGTCGCAAAAGAAGTAGCAGATAAAGGTAGAATTAAGGTAAATGGAATTTTGGCTAAAAGTTCAACGGACTTGAAAGTTAATGACAAAGTTGAAATTCGCTTTGGCAATAAGTTGCTACTTGTAAAAGTACTGGAGATGAAAGATAGTACAAAAAAAGAAGATGCGGCAGGAATGTATGAAATTATCAGTGAAACACGGGTAGAAGAAAATGTCTAAAAATATCGTACAATTGAATAATTCTTTTATTCAAAATGAACACCAACGTCGTCGCTATCTGATGAAAGAACGACAAAAACGTAATCGTTTCATGGGTTGGGTTCTTATTTTGATGATTTTATTGTTCATTTTACCAACTTATAATCTTGCTCAAAGTTATCACCAATTACTCCAAAGACGTCAACAGTTATCAGACTTGCAAACTCAGTATCAAACCTTGAGTGAGGAAAAGGAGAAAGAGACAGCTTTTGCTACAAAGTTGAAAGATGAAGATTACGCTGCTAAATACATGCGTGCAAAATATTATTATTCTAAGAATCGGGAAGCTGTTTATACGATTCCTGACTTGCTTCCAAGGTGATGAAATGGAAAATTTATTAGACGTAATTGAGCAATTTTTGAGTCTATCGGATGAAAAACTAGAAGAGTTATCTGATAAAAATCAACTATTGCGCTTACAAGAAGAAAAGGAAAGGAAGAATGCGTAAATTCTTAATTATTTTGTTGCTACCGAGTTTTTTGACTATTTCAAAAGTCGTTAGCACAGAAAAAGAAGTCGTCTATACTTCGAAAGAAATTTATTACCTTTCACAATCTGACTTTGGTATTTATTTTAGAGAAAAATTAAGTTCTCCCATGGTTTATGGAGAGGTTCCTGTTTATGCGAATGAAGATTTAGTAGTGGAATCTGGAAAATTGACTCCAAAAACAAGTTTTCAAATAACCGAGTGGCGTTTAAATAAACAAGGAATTCCAGTATTTAAGTTATCCAACCATCAATTTATTGCTGCAGACAAACGATTTTTATATGATCAGTCAAAGGTAACTCCAACAATAAAAAAAGTATGGATAGAATCTGATTTTAAACTGTACAATAGTCCTTATGATTTAAAAGAAGTGAAATCATCCTTATCAGCTTATTCGCAAGTTTCAACTGACAAGACCATGTTTGTAGAAGGGAAAGAATTTCTACATATTGATCAAGTTGGATGGGTAGATAAGGAATTAACTTCTGAAGAAGATAATCGGATGAGTAAAGTTCAAGAAATATTATCTGAAAAATATCAGAAAGATTCTTTCTCTATTTATGTTAAGCAACTGACTACTGGAAAAGAAGCTGGTATCAATCAAGATGAAAAGATGTATGCAGCTAGTGTTTTGAAACTTCCTTATCTTTATTATACGCAAGAAAAAATAAATGAAGGTCTTTATCAGTTAGATACGACTGTAAAATACGTATCTGCAGTCAATGATTTTCCAGGTTCTTATAAACCAGAGGGAAGTGGTAGCCTCCCTAAAAAAGAGGATAATAAAGAATATTCTCTAAAAGATTTAATTACGAAAGTATCAAAAGAATCTGATAATGTAGCTCATAACATATTGGGATATTACATTTCAAACCA is a window of Streptococcus mitis DNA encoding:
- a CDS encoding RNA-binding S4 domain-containing protein, producing MRLDKYLKVSRIIKRRTVAKEVADKGRIKVNGILAKSSTDLKVNDKVEIRFGNKLLLVKVLEMKDSTKKEDAAGMYEIISETRVEENV
- a CDS encoding septum formation initiator family protein, which gives rise to MSKNIVQLNNSFIQNEHQRRRYLMKERQKRNRFMGWVLILMILLFILPTYNLAQSYHQLLQRRQQLSDLQTQYQTLSEEKEKETAFATKLKDEDYAAKYMRAKYYYSKNREAVYTIPDLLPR
- a CDS encoding SP_0009 family protein, which codes for MENLLDVIEQFLSLSDEKLEELSDKNQLLRLQEEKERKNA
- a CDS encoding serine hydrolase; protein product: MRKFLIILLLPSFLTISKVVSTEKEVVYTSKEIYYLSQSDFGIYFREKLSSPMVYGEVPVYANEDLVVESGKLTPKTSFQITEWRLNKQGIPVFKLSNHQFIAADKRFLYDQSKVTPTIKKVWIESDFKLYNSPYDLKEVKSSLSAYSQVSTDKTMFVEGKEFLHIDQVGWVDKELTSEEDNRMSKVQEILSEKYQKDSFSIYVKQLTTGKEAGINQDEKMYAASVLKLPYLYYTQEKINEGLYQLDTTVKYVSAVNDFPGSYKPEGSGSLPKKEDNKEYSLKDLITKVSKESDNVAHNILGYYISNQSDATFKSKMSAIMGDDWDSKEKLISSKMAGKVMEAIYNQNGFVLESLIKTDFDNERIAKGVSVKVAHKIGDSDEFKHDTSVVYADSPFILSIFTKNSDYDTISKIAKDVYEVLK